The Phoenix dactylifera cultivar Barhee BC4 chromosome 17, palm_55x_up_171113_PBpolish2nd_filt_p, whole genome shotgun sequence genome contains a region encoding:
- the LOC103705036 gene encoding protein canopy-1-like: MERRKKRGGEIPKCTAISAIVTLILAAVAPVSSIDDKCGACTAVAGELEIGLSNEKPRNHLDMRHRLDSTGQREGKVIDYRVSELRVVELLDGLCEKMQDYTLMKLDSGKKGWVKVRDWDDLKTDKQEARAYSKNLSSFCGRLLEETEDELAEWIKRGSVHPGGVSKALCQDISNHCSSLSGSSMDDGEL, from the exons atggagaggaggaagaagagaggcggAGAAATCCCCAAATGCACCGCGATTTCGGCCATCGTCACCCTAATTCTAGCCGCTGTAGCTCCGGTCTCCTCCATCGACGACAAGTGCGGGGCTTGCACGGCGGTCGCG GGTGAGCTAGAAATTGGACTTTCAAAT GAGAAACCAAGAAACCATTTGGACATGCGTCACCGTTTGGATTCTACAGGTCAACGTGAAGGGAAAGTCATTGATTACAG AGTCAGTGAGCTAAGAGTCGTTGAACTTTTGGATGGACTTTGTGAAAAAATGCAAGACTACACTCTAATGAAG TTAGATTCAGGCAAAAAAGGGTGGGtgaaagtaagagattgggatgACCTTAAAACTG aTAAGCAAGAAGCACGTGCATACTCAAAAAATCTGTCATCCTTTTGTGGAAG GTTGCTGGAGGAAACAGAGGACGAG CTTGCCGAGTGGATAAAACGGGGGTCTGTACACCCAGGAGGTGTGAGCAAGGCTCTTTGTCAAGACATTAGCAACCATTGCAGCTCTTTGAG TGGTTCCTCCATGGATGATGGAGAATTATGA